Genomic segment of Sarcophilus harrisii chromosome 4, mSarHar1.11, whole genome shotgun sequence:
GTTGTTTCTACCTATCCTTTTATGTCATGAACTAAAGGCTCTTCATCTTGGATGTCTTCTAAACATTCTCCAAGTtctcaatttccttcttaaaACATCCCTAAACCTCTTCCTCATCCCACTAGGGGTTATTTATAAGCAGAGGAGAAGGATTAAGTAAACAGCAGACAGGGCTGGTTTCCTTTGAATGTTGACCCTCTGATTCTCAGGTCTCACCCATATTTTGCTGACCCCCATAAACCTCTATGAAGAGCAGAAGATAATGTTGACATACGGCATAGTCGGTGAGTGCAAAAAAGACAGGGTCTGGAAGGGCCCATGTCATGACAGCAGTGCCCAAAGCAGCAAATCTGCACTTAGCCATGAGTATCCTTCCTGAGTCAAAACCTCCTCTAGTGTGTGATCCAGGGCATCCAGATGTCCAAAGACAGAAGGCCATAGGGGAACTCCCAATGTGATAAGAGTGACAGAACACCTCTGCCTAAAACACAGTGGAACGCTGGAAGAAGGGCAGACTCATGGGCGGACAATTGATTGAGCTGGATAAGTGATAGcaatgatggtggtggtagtagtagtagggACAGCATTTAAGGTTAACATTTAAGTGCTTTCACTTTACACATGTTAGCTTATCTGATCCTCAAAACGATTTTGCTAGGctcttgttcagttgtgtctgcctcttcatttgggattttcttgggaaaaatactggagtggtttgctgtttccctctccagttcatttaatagatgaggaaacagagcaaacagggttaagtaaattgcccaagatcatacagctagtaagtttctgaagtaggatttgaaatcaggtggTTTTGTCTGAAATCCACCCCATGACACCTCTGGGGtgggagaaagaaataatgagggAAAGGTTCTTAGGCAATGAGAATGGAGAACAGTTTTGTGAACAAGGAATCAagcagggaagagaggaggaagaggtatGCCTTGGGGAAGACAGACTACAGAAATGAGTGTATGAGGTCTAGCTTCTCCTGCCTGGGATAGAAAACATAAATTGGAGGTCCTAATGGAGTAGAATTTCATGAGAGAAATGTGTAGCCAGAAGAAGCAGCCTTCCagcatttggggtggattctatGTGGAGGAATTAATCAGAGCATATGGCTTTACCCAGGATGGAAGTGATCCATATGTCAGAGAGAATGTCCATATCCATGAGTCTGTGGATCTGTTGATTATGCTCCTTTGTGCCTAGAAGTGTGCTCTACATTAAAGAAGGTATAGAAAACTCCTCCCCTATTTCAGTGCTAGGTCAGATCAGGGAGAGCTCTTAGCAGGTTGAAATAGCCAAGGAACAAAACCAGGAGCAGGTTGGCAAAGCTCAGGAGGTGTCTTGTAGATGGTCCAACAGATATTTGTCACCCTCCCTGACTCTATTCTCTTCTCTACTCTCTGGGCAGGCCTGGGAGCCCTGGGCTGGGGCACTTCCTCCTATATACGTTGCACCAGCATTCTGCTGGTCCCCAAAATGCTGGGCAAAGAGGGAAGGCTACTGATGCTTGGCTATGTACTGGCTGCTATCTATGAAGGTGAGTGCCAGAAATTCTGATGGGATGTGCGCTCAGGCAGTGGACAGTAACTGGGAGGGCATTCAATGGGAGAAAGATGGAATGATAATAGCGTTAGCATCccttaattttctaaaatttacaaagaaaaaaataaaattttacaaaacatttcagaaatattatttcattttatccttacaacaatctgcTGTTATTACTCCCATCTtacggatgaagaaactgaggtaaccaGACAGCCAGAAATTATTGACTTACCCAGAGTAACTTAGCTAGCATGcttctgagacaggatttgggCATCCAGATTCCAAGTCATGGATGCTCTCTACTGTATCTCCTAACTGTGTAAAGAAGTCATCaggatcatagaatcttagatatTAGAGCTGTAAGGCATATTATGGGTCTTTGAATCCAAACCGCTCACTTCACAAGGGAGGAAAATGAGAGCATGAgagatttggccagggtcacatttCTGACGAGATTTGAAGAAAGGCAAAGTATATTGTACCCCCAGAGTCAAGTAATCTGGGTGCTGAGGCAGGGGTCAAGGTTGTAGCTAGCTGAAGTAAGAATTCTAGCCCCTCTCCTTCTGCCCCTTTCCTCTTTCAGGGCCTGTGGCCAATCTGCGGCACAACTTGAATGAAGTGGTGTTATCTCTGGGCTGTACGGTAGAACTGCAGATCAACCATACTCGAATGGCCTGGAGAGTCTCCACTTCTCCTCTGAGGACTGTGTTCAAGGACCTTCTGGTCAGGGGACCAGAGGCACAGAGCTGGGAAGGGTGGGATGTAGGAGGGCTGGGAATCCTGGGAGAGAGAGCATTTGTAAGCCTAAGGGGTTATAAAGTTTAGGAGATGGGGGATCTGGAAGACTTAAGATGGGCCTATGGAACTGAAGCATTATAGAGTTGGACAGTgatgtggtgcaatggatagagggctgggTCTGATATCAAGAAGACTGGAGCTCAAATCCACTTTCACTCTGGATTACCCTACCAGATGTGTTATCCCAGACAAattgtcacttaatcctgtttgcctcagttatctcatctgtaaaacgagctggagaaggaaatggaaaaccactcccaTAGatctgcaaatatatatatatatatacacatacacacacagagagaggcaagTTGTGTCAGTTAgacacaattggaaaaaaaaaaaaaaaaacaaccctcaaCAATGACAGAGTTGAGATCCTGGGAATCTGGAAACCTGAGCAAATAGGAAGTTAGGGCTTTAGAAATAGAGggatttcagaattggaaggagtTGGGAGAATAGTATAGAAAagatataaggaaataaaaccCTTGAAGGTAAGGGCTGTTTGGTTTTCTGTCCCTAATACTTGGTACTACAGATGGCACATGATAATTATTTAAtatgtaaatgcttgttgaattgaccTAATTGACTGTTGAGGAATTGGGAGGCTGAAGGTATCTCCCAAAGTAGGAAGGGTCAGGGGAGGTTAGAAGGACTGGGAACTCTGCAGCTGGAGACTGGAGATAGAAAAAACAagagaggtttttttgtttgtttgttttgttttgttttgggggggaggggcgtGGGTGATGGTGGAATTAGGGGAAAGGAATGATGGAATCCCATCAGTGGAACTTGGGACTGGAACTTTCTGGGAGCTTCAGGCCTAAGATGGGAAGACTGGAGGTCAGAAGGGAGGTCAGAAGAGCTTGAGAACTCTTAGAGGGTTGAGGACTAGAGGGACAAGTAGCTGAGTCAGGCCCCTAGGAGTCTGGGGAAGGAGGTGAAGGTTCTCTGTGTAAAGGTTAGGAGAGGAAGGTGTTTGGAGGCAAGGGGAGCAGGAGTGGAGAACTTAAAATTCTGAATATTCCCTTCCTCAGTCTCACCTCTGTTTTCCCCACTCCCAGAGTAAAAAGGAAGAGCTGAAATTGGAGTCACAAAATATCTCAAACTCCTTTAAAGAACTGGATGCCCAAATAAAGAGTACTGAGGGCTACGACTCAGAGGCATCCGGGGAACCAAACAACGAGGACACTGAGGTCCAAAGAGTATCTAAAGCAATGAACCTCTTCTCCACTCAGAAGCTCTATGAAATCAAGACCAAGCTCCGTTGTCATTGTGAGTGGGGAGGCCAGAATGGGCCGGTGCTGGTCTCCAATCCTAATGGAAGGAGATAATGGGCTGAGCTTTGGATGGTGGCTGAGGGTCTGGGGGCATTGTCCATCCTGGGGGAAGCTGTAGATTCGAGGGAGGAGatgagggtggggatgggggcCTGGGTTTGTATTAGAGACCCAGACAATCTCTGAAATACGCCTTCCCTCCTCCACCCCTTTCAACCCTTTCCTCCAGATATTGTGGAGGCAGCCATTCGAAGATGCCATCAATGGTTCGATCATAAGCATAGCCAGTGCATGCAAACCATCAAAGTCCCACTCTTTAACCACCTCCTGTGCCTCCCCATGATGTTCAAGTTCTTGTGCAGTATTGCTAAGGGTTAGGACAATCAGTGCAAAGGAGGGGGTCACCAGGGCATGGGGCCAGAAGGGTAACAGCCAGGAATGGGTTTGTGGGACCCCTGGGAAGTCTGTATATGTGTGGGGGGggtgatgatggtggtagtgATGTTGAGGGTAAAAAGGGATGGGGGGCAGGATCTCATCCATTCCAACCTCCTCCCTAAAGCATGATTGCCAATTATATAATCCTCCCTAACTGGTCATCCAGACCCTGATATTTGTCTGAAGGCTAGAAAGGAGGGCGAGCGAGCTGAGGGCAGAGAATGAGGGGAGACGTGCAACAGCAGAGCCCAGTGTGGAAGGTAGCTCCCCTGACTTATTTTTCCCATGCATTGCTTCTTCTCCTCATCAGTAATGAGCCCCTGGTGCCAGAAGCGAATTCCGGTGGAAGGCAACTTTGGCCAGACCTATGATTCACTCAACCAGTCCATGCAAGGGATGAAAGGGGAGTTCTCTGCCCAGATAAATATCAAGGTAGTTGTTGAAGAGTGAAAAGAGATCAGCCTGGTGAGGAGCGTGAGGGGtaatggaggaggaaaagggaggtagAGTGAGTGATGTGACCTGGTGGGAATGAGACACGGGAACAGATAGACAAGATAGGTAAGAgtaggaatgataataataattataataactggCCTTTATCTATGAGGCAGCTGAGTGGCAGCCTAGTGGATAAAGTACCtggctgggagtcaggaaggctcatgttcctgagttcaaatccagacctagacacttattagttgtatgaccgtgggcaaatcacttaaccctgtttgtctgtttcctcatctgtaaaatgacccgAAGAAGGAAagctgtcaagaaaaccccaaatagagtcatgaagaatcagacaaaagcatttatctagtgctttaaggtttacaacacactttataaatatttaatttaatcctcacaagaaccctagGAGGTGAATGCTGCTATCatccccatttacagataaggaaactgagagaggtTTAGTGAATCgccagagttacacagctggCAAGTGTCTCAGGCCTTCCTGAGTCCAGACCCATCACTATGCCCAGCTATCTCAAGGAATAACATTCAAAGGAATGGAGGGACTAGGGGTCATCTCAGGCTGGACCAATTTGTCTTTTACTCCTCAGTCTCTTCAATCCTCCCTTTCTATCCTAGAAAGAGAAGCAAACAGCCCTGTTGGGCATCAATGTGAGCAAGGCTCAGCTGAGGGAGGAAGTGCGGGACTATGTTGAGTATCAAGTGTCCAAGCTGGATGGAGCCTTGGGGCTGCTTCGGATCCTGCTTTCCTGCACGTTCCTGTTGGTTTTCCAGGCGTGAGCCAATCATCATCCATAGTATAATCATCCCATGCACCAGAACTCCTCACTTGTGCAcaatcttctctctcctcctggtCCCGTCACACCCACAACCTCCTGGGTGCAGAGGTCCTGTGACCTCAGGGAGGGAATTGGGGAGGTACGTGCAGGATTGTGCGTGTTGGGAGACCTGCATTAGACAATCCAAAGCCAATGGACTGTCTCAAGGTCTCCCACCACCCCGCAGAGGGTCACAGAACCATGAGATCTTGCGGCTGAGAGAGATCTCAGGGACCATTAAatctcattctctcattttaccacAACAGAGATCAGAAACCTAGAGAGGGGAATCCATAATTTCCTATGGGTCACACAGCTCCTGAGCAACAGATCAGGAAGggagaactcagatcttctgaattCTATTCTAGCAGTCATGGAATCATTTAATCATTGATCTTTAGAGCTCAAAGGGAAATTGAAATCATCTACTgaccaatctcctcattttattgagGCTTATAAAGGCTCCTtggcttgttcaaggtcatgAATCTAAGTAGGAAACTCAGAAGTCAACTCCTGGTATTCTAAGTCTGAATTCCAGTCATTTTCCTACTATGGCAAACTGCCTCTACTTGATGGCACCGAAAGCCACCTTTATTCCTTATTTTGGATGCTGGCCACATTtccatttacttaaaaaaaaaaaaaataatccttggaATCATCTTTTGTCTTGATTCTGTTTCATCTGTAATGTCCAAATCCTGCTTTCATTTCCTCTTGAATGATGACTGGTCAGCAATTTTCCCTCCATTTGGACCAAAGTCCTGGGCTCTTCACCAAGGCACCACACCCACCTGGAAGCAAGCTGTTCCTGGGAGATTGCTTTGggcttctccctccacccacctCACTCCTTTCAAAGACCTTTGAAATCTCTGACCTTCAACTCTCACTGTTCCCCTCTTGGACACTACTCTTCACCCTTAAGTATTGTGGGTGCTGTGTGGGGGTGTTTGGGATGTTAGTTCTTAGGGTTAGCTCCCTAACCATAGGAATGGCTCCtttagagaaaaatttgaaacacatggttttgcaaagatgaaaaaatatctttgcatgtatttggaaaaataaaatactataaaaatttagaaagaaaaagttgGTGGTGCAGGTGGAATAGTTCTATGGATATGTTTAGCTAGAATCTAGGAAGGCGAGCAATCTAGAGAAAGATCAGAGTGAGAGCATAGCTTTGGAATTCAATTACCTTAAAGAGATAactgaaaaaatgagagaaaatgagatcCCCCAAGGAGAACGAGAGAGAAGGGTGAAAAGGGCTTCACTTTGGAAAAAGTTAGGAAACAGCTGGAAAAAGGAAGCAAGGGAGGAGATGAGTTATTCTCTGAACTGCAGGGCCTTCTCTTACACGGACAATTATTGCCAAGACATCCGTTTTGACAACATCTACATCAGTACCTACTTCCACCAGATTGATCGTAGAAGAAAGAAGCTGGTGAGCAGATACTGCCCAATGGTCAGGCTTAAACACGATCCAGGGACCCTAGAAACCTCCAGAAATCTTTCTGTGTGCTCTGGGATGGTTTCTATGTGGGTGGGGATGGATTTAGAGGGCTAAAACATCCCCTGATGCCCCTTGGTGTTGCTCTGTAGGGCAGAAGGAGTCTCTTGCCTCTCCGAAAAGCTGAGAGGGCCACCGTCATTTTCCCCTGCAAGCCGACTATTCAGACAACTGAGATGAAAAATGTGGTGAGGAGGGCACTGCCAGATCCAGGCACCTCCAGGCCTAGGCAGAGAAGGGGGGAATCTTGTCTGTAGCTGGTGGGTGCCATAGGCCCCCAGAGGGATAGGAGGGATAGAGGAGCAACTGAAGGTTCGGGCCTTCAATCACTGGTCTTCAAGGCTGAGAGAGTCAAAGTCCTGGGTTCTGATCTTGGTGCTCCTCCAGACCTGGCAAGCCCTTTGGCGGTCTTCACAGCCATGTAATCTTGTAGTTTCGGGAGTTGCTGGAATCCCTGCCAGTGCTGATGCTGTTGCTGATTCTGTGTCTGTTGGACTGGGCCTTCTATACCATCTTTGACACCATCCGCAATCACTCCTTCCTACAATACACCTTCAGCAGTAagccctcttccccctctcccactCCTTGGAAACTTGAGCCTGATAACCCTAGGGTGTCTTTACTGGCTcctcactcttttttctttttttttttccatgaggcaattggagttaagtgattttcccagggtcacacagccaggaagtgttaagtgtctgaggccagatttgaactcaagtcctcctgacttcagggctggaccacctagctgccccactccTCACTCTTTTGACCAAAATATTCCTACTCTAGGAAACCCAGCAACCTTCTCTTGCCCTATCCCCACTTCTCTCCACCCCACAGTGTTAAGCAGCACAGCTCCTAGAAGCACAGATAACTTTGCCCTCCTCACAGGTACTCTCAAACAttgattcttttctccctttaccCTAATCCTACTCCCAGGTAGTCACCATCTGGAAGTGAAGGTAGGGGGAGATACCATGTTGGCCAAGCTCCTAAGAAAAACGATTGGGGCCTTAAACACATCCTCTGACATTCTGATAGAGTCGAGCAACACAGGTGAGTGGGTAGAGGAGCGCTTAGGCCAAAGTTAGGCTGGAAAGTATTGTGAGGGCTGGAATCtgaaataactgaggaaacaaaggctgGAGCTTCTGAGCCTATCGATTTACTACCATTGCATACCAGTTGCATAACAAATCAGGACCAAGTCCCTCAACTTTGGCACTAGACCATGAATACagggagagaaaattttattgcattaaaaataataaatcaaaaagaccaattaattttttaaaaaatggttaacCAGGCTACAgaattaggtaatctgatttctaattgaaggaaaaattatGGGCTTTCTGAGTTAGGGAAAAGAGCAAACAGATGCAATTTCCTGAAACTAGAAAATAGAAGTGTACCACAACCCCCAAGTATCTGTATTCAATCAAAGGGAAACAGAACTAATTGATCAGTACAggccatttttcagataagacacCTGGGTTGCTTGAGATATATAATTATGAGAAACCTCTTTGCCTCAATCTTCAGATCTAACTGAGTTTCTGATCAGCATAATCTAGATCCTTACCTAAGCATCTCTTAGCAACTGGTAGAGGTGGTCCAGCTTTCTAGTCACGCAgggctaggttcaaacaatgcacAGTTTTTTCACAGTTCCCATAATTGAATAAGGTTTTTCTCACAAGATAGAAATTGGACTAGactcataattgaatagaaagggagcTTATAGTTAGTTCCAAATTTGAGTCACAAGATTGGAGTCAATGTGATTCACTAAATTTCCACACTTCCTTTACTGAGTTTAAAGAGCAACAACCGAGTAGtttacaggaaagaaaataggatatCAACATGACCAGCTCCAGGATCTTGGTTCTAGTAAGTACGGGATCAAgatccctctctcctttctcaaattGGGTGAAGTAGGAATAAGACTACAGAGCTGGTTGGAATCCTATCTGTATTCTAGGGAAAGCCTTCTCTGTGGGGCTGTTTTCTCCTCTAAAAAAGTGAGGGGCCTGAACTCTATGGCCCCTAAGGTACCTTCTAGATCTAGGCctacaattctgtttttcttctgggAAAGGATGTAAATACTGTTTCAAAAGCTATCCTTTTGGCAGGGCTTTTGGAAGGACTAATTCTTCTAGGTAAACTTTTATATCCTGGACTCCTGCTCCTACAGCTTGCTTACCCAAGCCCATAGGCATGAACTCCCAAGACTATATGAAGGTCTTTTTGCCTGCTGGCCTGCTGGTGCTACTCTGCCTGACACAGGCCTACAGTTATCGACTCCGAAGGGTCATTGCAGCCTTCTACTTCCCCAAGGTGACCAGGGCCCCCAGTTCTTAAGCCTTAGACCCTC
This window contains:
- the DCST1 gene encoding E3 ubiquitin-protein ligase DCST1; translation: MGGKLSQAKETGLKKQKKKPPNTTVTRFLSWMLPVPCARFVWRKPGEFPVTSFLLGAGTGGLLAVGLTHILLTPINLYEEQKIMLTYGIVGLGALGWGTSSYIRCTSILLVPKMLGKEGRLLMLGYVLAAIYEGPVANLRHNLNEVVLSLGCTVELQINHTRMAWRVSTSPLRTVFKDLLSKKEELKLESQNISNSFKELDAQIKSTEGYDSEASGEPNNEDTEVQRVSKAMNLFSTQKLYEIKTKLRCHYIVEAAIRRCHQWFDHKHSQCMQTIKVPLFNHLLCLPMMFKFLCSIAKVMSPWCQKRIPVEGNFGQTYDSLNQSMQGMKGEFSAQINIKKEKQTALLGINVSKAQLREEVRDYVEYQVSKLDGALGLLRILLSCTFLLVFQAAFSYTDNYCQDIRFDNIYISTYFHQIDRRRKKLGRRSLLPLRKAERATVIFPCKPTIQTTEMKNVFRELLESLPVLMLLLILCLLDWAFYTIFDTIRNHSFLQYTFSSSHHLEVKVGGDTMLAKLLRKTIGALNTSSDILIESSNTACLPKPIGMNSQDYMKVFLPAGLLVLLCLTQAYSYRLRRVIAAFYFPKREKKRILFFYNELLKKRLVFTKLRRTIIMQRAQRQGRPRHRLVDLCYRRCPLLRHLLRRRCVVCRASETSESYVCPTPDCGAVYCASCWTDMGEKCPACTPRDELSSSAYSNSSDDATYAD